GAATTGTGGAACGACCGGGCTTTCTGGCGCTGCTGCGCGAACATCTGGCCTGGTTTGGCATTGCGGACTATATCGACACCGTCAGCCATGGCAACGACGCCGGGCTGGTAGGCGCTGTTTACCATTTCAATCAGCAATATCGGTCGCATAGCGGCGACTGCGCATAGATAGGGAGAGAACATGTCTGGATTCAAAGAAGGTTTTCTGTGGGGCGGTGCGGTCGCAGCGCATCAGTTGGAAGGCGGCTGGAAAGAGGGCGGTAAAGGCGCCAGCGTCGCCGATGTGATGACCGCAGGCGCGCACGGCGTGCCGCGTGAAATCACTGATGGCGTGCAGCCGGGGAAAAACTACCCTAACCATGAGGCGATTGATTTTTACCATCGCTATAAAGATGACATTCAGCTGTTTGCCGAAATGGGCTTTAAATGCTTCCGTACCTCAATTGCCTGGACGCGTATCTTCCCGCTGGGCGATGAGCTGGAACCGAACGAAGCCGGACTGCAGTTTTACGACGATCTCTTTGATGAGTGCCTAAAGCACGGCATCGAACCGGTCATTACGCTCTCCCACTTTGAAATGCCGTACCACCTGGTGACGGAATATGGCGGCTGGCGTAACCGTAAGCTGATTGATTTCTTCGTTCGCTTTGCGCAGGTCGTGTTTACCCGCTATCAGCATAAAGTGAAGTACTGGATGACCTTTAACGAGATCAACAACCAGGCGAACTTCCACGAAGATTTTGCGCCATTTACTAACTCCGGACTGAAGTATCTGCCCGGCGAAGACCGCGAGCCGGTCATGTATCAGGCGGCGCACTATGAGCTGGTAGCCAGCGCGCTGGCGGTTAAAGTGGCTCGCGAAATTAACCCGACATTGCAGATTGGCTGCATGATCGCCATGTGCCCGATTTACCCGCTGAGCTGTGCGCCCAACGATATGATGATGGCGATGAACGCCATGCATCGTCGCTACTGGTTCACCGATGTTCACGTGCGCGGCAAGTATCCTCAGCACCTGCTGAACTACTTCGAGCGTCGCGGTTTTGCGCTGGATATTACCGAAGAAGACCGCGCGGCGCTGACTCAGGGCTGCGTCGACTATATCGGCTTTAGTTACTATATGTCGTTCGCCACCAAAGCGACTGAGGATAATCCGCAGCTGGATTACGATGAAACCACCAGCCTGGTTTCCAATCCGTACGTGCAGAAGTCGGACTGGGGCTGGCAGATTGACCCGGTCGGGCTGCGCTACTCCCTGAACTGGTTCTGGGATCACTACCAGCTGCCGCTGTTTATCGTTGAGAACGGTTTTGGCGCCATCGACGTGCGCGAGGCTGATGGCTCGGTGAATGACCAATATCGTATCGACTACCTCTCTGCGCATATTGCCGAGATGAAAAAAGCAGTTGTTGAAGACGGCGTTGACCTGATGGGTTACACCCCGTGGGGCTGTATCGATCTGGTCTCGGCGGGCACTGGCGAGATGAAAAAACGCTACGGCTTTATCTATGTTGATAAAGACAATGAAGGCAACGGTACGCTTGAGCGTAGCCGCAAGAAATCTTTTGCCTGGTATCAGCAAGTTATCGGCAGCAACGGCGAAAAGCTGTAAATTGCCACAAAGCCCCATCCAGCCCCGCGTTCGCGGGGTTTTTTTATTTTGTCTTATACTGGCTCAGGCAGCGTAAAGCATTTTGGTTGATCCCGGTCAAACATATCGGCTATGGCGTAAAAGGTAAAAGGCGGTATAATCCGGCGATTTTTTTTGTGGCTGCCCCTCAGAGGAGAAAGAGAATGAAGATCGTGGAAGTGAAACACCCACTCGTCAAACACAAGCTGGGCCTGATGCGCGAGCATGACATCAGCACCAAACGCTTCCGTGAACTCGCCTCAGAAGTGGGCAGCTTACTGACTTATGAAGCCACTGCCGATCTGGCGACCGAGAAAGTCACCATTGAAGGCTGGAACGGTCCGGTAGAAGTCGAGCAAATCAAAGGTAAGAAAATTACCGTTGTGCCGATCCTGCGCGCAGGTCTGGGAATGATGGAAGGCGTGCTTGAGCATGTGCCGAGCGCGCGTATCAGCGTCGTGGGCATCTATCGTGACGAAGAAACCCTTGAGCCGGTTCCTTACTTCCAGAAGCTGGTGTCCAATATTGACGAACGTATGGCGCTGGTAGTTGACCCGATGCTGGCAACCGGCGGTTCAATGATCGCCACTATCGACCTGCTGAAAAAAGCGGGCTGCACCAGTATTAAGGTGCTGGTTCTGGTGGCCGCGCCGGAAGGTATCGCCGCGCTGGAGAAAGCGCATCCGGATGTGGAAATGTACACCGCATCAATTGACCAGGGCCTTAACGAGCACGGATACATTATTCCGGGGCTCGGCGATGCCGGCGATAAGATTTTTGGTACGAAATAAATGATGAAGTAGAAAAAGCCGACTTTGATAGTCGGCTTTTTTTTGAATAAAACACACCAACAACAACCAACAAACGACTCTCAGAGGAAAATGCCATGACGCGCCGTGCTATCGGGGTGAGTGAAAGACCGCCGCTTTTACAGACAATCCCGCTTAGTTTGCAACATCTGTTCGCCATGTTTGGCGCAACGGTACTGGTGCCCGTTCTGTTTCATATCAACCCGGCCACGGTACTGCTGTTTAACGGCATCGGAACGCTGTTATATCTTTTCATCTGCAAAGGCAAAATCCCGGCTTACCTTGGATCGAGCTTTGCCTTTATTTCCCCGGTACTGCTGTTGTTGCCGCTGGGCTACGAAGTTGCCCTCGGCGGCTTTATCATGTGCGGCGTGCTGTTTTGCATCGTCTCTTTTATTGTCAAAAAAGCCGGTACCGGCTGGCTGGATGTGATGTTCCCCCCGGCGGCGATGGGCGCGATTGTTGCGGTTATCGGGCTGGAACTGGCGGGCGTTGCGGCGAACATGGCCGGACTGCTGCCTGCGGACGGGCAAGCTCCAGATACCAGGACTATTATCATTTCGATGGTGACGCTGGGCGTGACGGTCTTCGGTTCGGTGCTGTTCCGCGGTTTCATGGCGATTATCCCGATTTTGATCGGCGTGCTGGTGGGCTACGCACTCTCTTTTGTGATGGGCGCTGTCGATACCACGCCAATCGCTGAGGCTCACTGGTTCGCGCTGCCGACCTTCTACACGCCGCGCTTTGAATGGTTTGCGATTTTCACCATTCTGCCTGCCGCGCTGGTCGTCATCGCCGAGCACGTTGGGCATTTAGTCGTGACGGCGAATATTGTCAAAAAAGATCTGCTCCGCGATCCGGGCCTGCATCGTTCAATGTTTGCCAACGGTCTCTCCACGGTGATCTCCGGCTTCTTTGGCTCCACGCCGAACACCACCTACGGCGAGAATATCGGCGTGATGGCGATTACCCGCGTTTACAGCTCCTGGGTTATTGGTGGGGCGGCGATTATTGCGATTCTGCTCTCCTGCGTTGGCAAGCTGGCGGCAGCAATCCAGATCATTCCGCTACCGGTCATGGGC
This Klebsiella sp. RHBSTW-00484 DNA region includes the following protein-coding sequences:
- a CDS encoding 6-phospho-beta-glucosidase, with product MSGFKEGFLWGGAVAAHQLEGGWKEGGKGASVADVMTAGAHGVPREITDGVQPGKNYPNHEAIDFYHRYKDDIQLFAEMGFKCFRTSIAWTRIFPLGDELEPNEAGLQFYDDLFDECLKHGIEPVITLSHFEMPYHLVTEYGGWRNRKLIDFFVRFAQVVFTRYQHKVKYWMTFNEINNQANFHEDFAPFTNSGLKYLPGEDREPVMYQAAHYELVASALAVKVAREINPTLQIGCMIAMCPIYPLSCAPNDMMMAMNAMHRRYWFTDVHVRGKYPQHLLNYFERRGFALDITEEDRAALTQGCVDYIGFSYYMSFATKATEDNPQLDYDETTSLVSNPYVQKSDWGWQIDPVGLRYSLNWFWDHYQLPLFIVENGFGAIDVREADGSVNDQYRIDYLSAHIAEMKKAVVEDGVDLMGYTPWGCIDLVSAGTGEMKKRYGFIYVDKDNEGNGTLERSRKKSFAWYQQVIGSNGEKL
- the upp gene encoding uracil phosphoribosyltransferase — protein: MKIVEVKHPLVKHKLGLMREHDISTKRFRELASEVGSLLTYEATADLATEKVTIEGWNGPVEVEQIKGKKITVVPILRAGLGMMEGVLEHVPSARISVVGIYRDEETLEPVPYFQKLVSNIDERMALVVDPMLATGGSMIATIDLLKKAGCTSIKVLVLVAAPEGIAALEKAHPDVEMYTASIDQGLNEHGYIIPGLGDAGDKIFGTK
- the uraA gene encoding uracil permease, translating into MTRRAIGVSERPPLLQTIPLSLQHLFAMFGATVLVPVLFHINPATVLLFNGIGTLLYLFICKGKIPAYLGSSFAFISPVLLLLPLGYEVALGGFIMCGVLFCIVSFIVKKAGTGWLDVMFPPAAMGAIVAVIGLELAGVAANMAGLLPADGQAPDTRTIIISMVTLGVTVFGSVLFRGFMAIIPILIGVLVGYALSFVMGAVDTTPIAEAHWFALPTFYTPRFEWFAIFTILPAALVVIAEHVGHLVVTANIVKKDLLRDPGLHRSMFANGLSTVISGFFGSTPNTTYGENIGVMAITRVYSSWVIGGAAIIAILLSCVGKLAAAIQIIPLPVMGGVSLLLYGVIGASGIRVLIESKVDYNKAQNLILTSVILIIGVSGAKVHIGAAELKGMALATIVGICLSLIFKLISVLRPEEVVLDAADSEEAKH